In Actinomycetota bacterium, a genomic segment contains:
- a CDS encoding NAD-dependent epimerase/dehydratase family protein, with amino-acid sequence MITWVLGAGGLLGSALVRTLGSSYRPASVPWQDPAEAITTLQGQVSDFAREVGDSPWAIVWAAGQATTSSSAEQTASELRVFTAFVQAVQAELPADRGTFFLTSSAGGVYGGSAAPPFDDRTDPIPLGTYGTLKLDQEHTAIDTLGDMCQVIIGRVSNLYGPGQDLTKLQGLISRLALASVTRVPITMFVSLDTLRDYLYVDDAAAMICMWLARSSEMDGTPVKVVIAAGQSVSLGHVISTMQDVTRTRIPVAYGAHASASAQSRDLRLIPTDAASTRALVRTPLVAGAKRVHLDVLERHQRDASSL; translated from the coding sequence GTGATCACCTGGGTACTCGGTGCCGGCGGCCTGCTCGGCAGCGCCCTTGTGCGCACACTTGGCTCAAGCTACCGACCGGCATCTGTGCCATGGCAGGACCCTGCTGAAGCGATCACGACTCTTCAAGGACAGGTCAGTGACTTCGCCCGCGAGGTAGGCGACTCACCGTGGGCGATTGTGTGGGCGGCCGGGCAGGCCACGACATCGAGCTCCGCTGAGCAAACCGCGAGCGAACTGAGAGTCTTCACCGCATTCGTCCAGGCAGTGCAAGCCGAACTTCCAGCCGACCGCGGCACCTTCTTCCTCACCTCGTCAGCAGGCGGGGTCTACGGCGGCTCTGCTGCCCCGCCATTTGATGACCGCACCGATCCGATTCCCTTGGGCACCTACGGCACACTCAAACTCGATCAAGAACACACGGCCATCGACACTCTGGGCGACATGTGTCAGGTCATCATCGGTCGCGTCTCGAATCTCTATGGCCCAGGGCAGGACCTCACCAAACTGCAGGGACTGATCTCCCGCCTGGCATTGGCATCAGTCACCCGAGTTCCCATCACGATGTTCGTCTCACTGGACACCTTGCGTGACTACCTCTACGTCGATGATGCCGCGGCCATGATCTGCATGTGGTTGGCACGCTCCTCCGAAATGGATGGAACGCCAGTGAAGGTGGTGATCGCTGCCGGCCAGTCCGTCTCATTGGGGCACGTCATCTCAACGATGCAGGACGTCACTCGCACCCGCATTCCCGTTGCCTACGGCGCACATGCGAGTGCATCAGCACAATCACGCGATTTGCGACTCATTCCGACGGATGCCGCAAGCACTCGCGCACTCGTACGAACGCCACTGGTCGCAGGCGCGAAGCGAGTGCATCTGGACGTGCTCGAGCGACACCAGCGCGACGCCAGTTCGCTTTAG
- a CDS encoding glycosyltransferase, whose amino-acid sequence MSQGIQDAQALHLNVSVVIPVYRGEDTLPALIAEFAPLMSEQRTKAGRSFRISEVLLVWDRGPGRSDAVIRELANTYDWIKPIWLSRNFGQHAATLAGMTSSGGDWIVTLDEDGQHDPAYIADLLDSAYTHGAQLVYGSPINPPPHSALRNLGSKTAKRLFTNVLADSKFADFSSYRLVLGEIGRSVAAYTGNGVYLDVALSWVVADVTTCPVTARQEGRTAENYNYRRLFSHFGRLVISSGTKPLVFVSWLGIFFVLVGGLVSVYVLVQRFSGAVPVTGWASVFVGLMVIGGAILLSLGIVAQYVGAATNMSLGKPLYVVVRDPAETFDPAVDRSRDAT is encoded by the coding sequence GTGAGCCAAGGGATACAGGATGCGCAAGCCCTGCACCTAAACGTCAGCGTGGTCATTCCGGTCTACCGCGGCGAGGACACACTGCCGGCACTCATCGCCGAATTCGCTCCGCTCATGTCAGAGCAGCGCACCAAAGCCGGACGAAGCTTCCGCATCAGCGAGGTACTGCTCGTCTGGGACCGAGGCCCAGGTCGAAGCGATGCTGTCATCCGTGAACTGGCGAATACCTACGACTGGATCAAGCCCATCTGGCTGTCCCGCAACTTCGGACAACACGCGGCAACTCTTGCGGGCATGACCTCTTCTGGCGGCGACTGGATCGTCACCCTTGATGAAGATGGCCAGCACGATCCTGCATACATTGCCGACCTGCTGGATTCGGCTTACACCCATGGCGCGCAATTGGTCTATGGCTCCCCCATTAATCCGCCGCCACACAGTGCTCTGCGCAACCTGGGCTCCAAGACGGCCAAGCGGCTGTTCACCAATGTGCTCGCGGATTCCAAGTTCGCTGATTTCAGCAGCTACCGACTGGTGCTTGGCGAAATCGGTCGCTCCGTTGCCGCGTACACCGGCAATGGCGTCTATCTGGATGTCGCGCTGAGCTGGGTGGTCGCCGATGTCACCACCTGCCCGGTCACGGCCAGGCAAGAGGGTCGAACTGCCGAGAACTACAACTACCGGCGGCTGTTCTCACACTTCGGACGCCTCGTGATCTCCAGCGGCACCAAGCCTTTGGTCTTCGTCAGTTGGCTCGGGATCTTCTTTGTGCTGGTGGGCGGACTGGTGAGCGTGTACGTGCTCGTCCAGCGCTTCTCCGGCGCGGTCCCAGTCACGGGCTGGGCAAGCGTGTTCGTCGGGTTGATGGTGATTGGCGGTGCGATCCTGCTGAGCCTTGGCATCGTCGCGCAATACGTCGGCGCCGCCACGAACATGAGCCTGGGAAAGCCTCTGTATGTGGTCGTCCGCGATCCGGCCGAAACTTTTGATCCGGCCGTCGACAGGTCGCGCGACGCGACGTGA
- a CDS encoding glycosyltransferase, whose translation MPALVSVVVPVYNGMPHLAALTQSLLAQTYPNLEFVFSEGGGSDGSLDFLRSLTDPRIRIIEQQGRPSAGDNWTLATQAGTGAYIKLVCQDDLLAPDAVAKQVTDLDNHPSAVMAIAQRDIVDAKGALLYPKRGCSGLPAGLHPGEHVIRTCFRQGTNVIGEPLAVLFRREAVLAAMPWSDANPLVLDLDCYQRVAPQGDVLVRLESIGSFRVSTSSWSTRLAKQQLAQFHQWQSQYAAQAHPSPNQREMRKARRSARAQTALRRAAYGWLRLKGGLKST comes from the coding sequence GTGCCTGCTCTTGTCTCGGTCGTCGTTCCCGTCTATAACGGAATGCCGCATCTGGCGGCACTGACCCAATCATTGCTCGCGCAGACCTACCCGAATCTGGAGTTCGTCTTCAGCGAGGGGGGCGGCAGCGATGGATCCTTGGACTTTCTTCGCTCGCTGACTGATCCACGCATACGCATCATCGAACAGCAGGGTCGTCCAAGCGCCGGCGACAATTGGACTCTGGCCACCCAAGCGGGCACCGGCGCATACATCAAACTGGTCTGCCAGGACGATCTCCTGGCTCCGGACGCTGTGGCCAAGCAGGTGACCGATCTTGACAACCATCCTTCAGCAGTCATGGCGATCGCGCAGCGTGACATCGTCGACGCGAAAGGCGCACTGCTGTATCCCAAACGCGGTTGTTCCGGGCTGCCTGCCGGGCTGCACCCCGGTGAGCACGTCATTCGCACCTGCTTTCGGCAGGGAACAAACGTGATTGGCGAGCCGCTCGCTGTGCTCTTTCGGCGTGAGGCAGTCCTTGCGGCCATGCCGTGGAGTGACGCGAACCCTCTTGTGCTCGACCTTGACTGCTATCAGCGGGTGGCTCCCCAGGGCGATGTCCTGGTGCGGCTGGAGTCAATCGGATCCTTCCGGGTCAGCACCAGCTCCTGGTCGACCCGATTGGCCAAGCAGCAACTTGCGCAATTCCACCAGTGGCAGTCGCAATACGCGGCCCAGGCTCACCCGAGTCCAAACCAGCGCGAGATGCGCAAAGCCCGTCGAAGCGCGCGCGCGCAGACCGCCCTGCGTCGGGCTGCCTATGGCTGGCTGCGCTTGAAGGGCGGCTTGAAATCAACGTGA
- a CDS encoding glycosyltransferase, translated as MNSVGPTTLRGRLGSLASHVLPNLDERAWRRARRQQVAQLRSAGAGIPEALWRELDSVQRPAAALPPHLVVVPNDGPSRETWRPAGGNFFYEIQQAAREFLPETPVTIFAIEVGEPASSWHPRLAKFLVEVDATHLIAQVEADPERASAWTWDVLWADLSAHWDGVLLGLVFDSAFRMITLQSRELARISSRFLLVDICMPMDGVLQRGRVEVGPVNMPVSNESLAVIDERTAALPKIYDVSFIGALYPNRVALIERIREFGVNIAVNPHRSDQAADFAASRSNQPTYADYMQALAQSRMTINFSESSAGDAQQLKTRILEATAMGCFVLTDDVDRTARFWETTDYGYFKNAQELPALIAALLNDRPALEAAASRSKARAREINDSSFWGGIQAGLAARGLPPLERAHYLMR; from the coding sequence ATGAATTCTGTGGGCCCGACCACCCTTCGGGGGCGGCTGGGTTCGCTTGCCTCGCACGTGTTGCCGAACCTTGATGAGCGGGCTTGGCGTCGCGCCCGTCGCCAGCAAGTGGCGCAGCTTCGCAGTGCCGGGGCTGGCATTCCCGAAGCGCTATGGCGGGAACTGGACTCTGTTCAGCGCCCTGCGGCCGCATTGCCACCACATCTGGTCGTGGTGCCAAATGATGGGCCGTCACGTGAAACCTGGCGTCCTGCAGGTGGCAACTTCTTCTATGAGATTCAGCAGGCCGCTCGCGAATTCCTGCCGGAGACCCCAGTCACGATCTTTGCCATCGAGGTCGGCGAGCCGGCATCCTCATGGCACCCGCGGCTGGCCAAGTTCCTCGTGGAAGTTGATGCAACGCACCTGATCGCCCAGGTCGAGGCGGATCCTGAACGAGCCAGTGCGTGGACATGGGATGTGCTGTGGGCGGATCTGTCCGCTCATTGGGACGGGGTCCTGCTCGGACTGGTCTTTGACTCAGCCTTCCGGATGATCACCCTGCAGAGCAGGGAGCTTGCGCGGATCTCCTCCCGCTTCCTTCTTGTCGATATCTGCATGCCGATGGACGGCGTGCTGCAGCGTGGGCGCGTTGAGGTCGGACCCGTGAACATGCCCGTCTCAAATGAATCGCTGGCGGTGATCGATGAGCGCACGGCTGCCCTGCCGAAGATCTACGACGTCTCCTTCATAGGAGCGCTGTATCCCAATCGGGTGGCGTTGATCGAGCGGATTCGAGAGTTCGGCGTGAATATTGCAGTCAATCCGCACCGATCCGACCAGGCTGCAGACTTCGCCGCGAGCCGAAGCAATCAACCGACATATGCCGACTACATGCAGGCATTGGCGCAAAGCCGAATGACGATCAACTTCTCCGAATCAAGTGCAGGCGACGCGCAGCAGTTGAAAACCCGGATCTTGGAGGCAACCGCGATGGGCTGCTTCGTGCTGACTGACGATGTCGATCGCACAGCGCGCTTCTGGGAAACCACTGACTACGGCTACTTCAAGAATGCCCAGGAACTGCCGGCTCTGATTGCCGCCCTCCTCAATGATCGTCCAGCTCTTGAAGCAGCAGCGTCCAGGAGCAAGGCTCGAGCACGTGAGATCAACGACTCCAGCTTCTGGGGAGGAATTCAGGCCGGCCTGGCAGCGCGCGGCCTGCCACCTCTAGAGCGGGCGCACTACTTGATGCGGTAG
- a CDS encoding FAD-binding oxidoreductase: MNQTSRPVAAGLLTGMRAIVGAEHLLVESDQRASYCTDWTRLYSGECLAVVRPASVSEVSSLLSLLHEFQQPVLVQGGNTSLVGGAVPGESQAKPPVILSTLRLRQVDPVDQLTGQLTAQSGALLSSVQQAARAAGWMYGVDLAARDSATIGGTIATNAGGTQVVAYGMTRSQILGIQAVLADGTVITHLTGLLKDNTGFDLGALLCGSEGTLAVITAVRLRLHRPHRRTSLAMVGCSSYDSALALMSKARQSSELIAAESIDSTGMDLAASALGLASPLARQWPVVAVIEVADGGDASGLPLTADHDAAIAMNPADQARLWAYRERQAEAYASLGLVHKLDISVPLGLMQTVLAELGDLMAAEPKVTCFGFFGHLADGNVHVEFIGPGNADLSLQDSILERVAAYGGSISAEHGIGRLKTQYLHLSRSAPEIHVMRAIKDAWDPQGLLNPGVLFSDPA, translated from the coding sequence GTGAACCAAACTTCACGTCCTGTCGCTGCTGGGCTGCTCACGGGGATGCGCGCGATCGTGGGCGCTGAGCACCTGCTCGTTGAGTCTGATCAGCGCGCTTCGTACTGCACCGACTGGACCAGGCTCTATTCGGGCGAATGCTTGGCCGTGGTGCGCCCGGCTTCCGTCAGTGAGGTCTCCTCTTTGCTGTCGCTGTTGCACGAATTCCAACAGCCGGTGCTCGTGCAGGGCGGCAATACCAGTCTGGTGGGTGGGGCTGTCCCAGGGGAGTCCCAAGCCAAGCCACCGGTCATCTTGTCGACCCTGCGCTTGCGTCAGGTCGATCCAGTCGATCAGCTCACGGGGCAGCTGACGGCCCAGTCCGGTGCCCTGTTGAGTTCGGTGCAGCAAGCGGCTCGGGCAGCCGGATGGATGTATGGCGTGGACTTGGCGGCCCGCGACTCTGCAACTATCGGTGGGACGATAGCTACGAATGCAGGTGGTACCCAGGTTGTGGCCTATGGGATGACTCGATCACAGATTCTGGGTATCCAGGCGGTGCTCGCCGATGGCACGGTGATCACCCACCTGACCGGACTTCTGAAGGACAATACCGGCTTTGATCTGGGCGCGCTGCTGTGTGGATCAGAAGGCACCTTGGCGGTCATCACGGCTGTGCGACTGCGTCTGCACCGACCGCATCGGCGTACCTCGTTGGCAATGGTGGGGTGCAGTTCGTACGACTCTGCCCTGGCATTGATGTCGAAGGCTCGACAGTCCAGCGAGCTCATCGCTGCGGAGTCGATTGATTCGACGGGGATGGACCTCGCAGCTAGCGCACTGGGACTGGCTTCGCCCTTGGCCCGGCAGTGGCCAGTTGTGGCCGTGATTGAGGTGGCAGATGGCGGTGACGCATCGGGGCTCCCGCTCACCGCTGATCATGATGCGGCCATTGCTATGAACCCCGCCGACCAGGCACGACTGTGGGCCTATCGAGAGCGGCAGGCCGAGGCCTACGCGAGCTTGGGTTTGGTGCACAAACTCGACATCTCGGTGCCACTGGGTCTCATGCAGACAGTGCTGGCCGAACTCGGTGATCTCATGGCGGCCGAGCCGAAGGTGACCTGTTTTGGTTTCTTTGGCCACCTTGCCGATGGCAATGTTCACGTTGAATTCATCGGGCCCGGCAATGCAGATCTGAGTCTGCAGGATTCCATCCTCGAACGAGTGGCTGCCTACGGAGGATCAATCTCCGCGGAGCACGGCATTGGGCGTCTGAAGACGCAGTACCTGCACCTGTCGAGATCGGCGCCGGAGATCCACGTGATGAGGGCGATCAAGGATGCGTGGGATCCTCAGGGACTGCTCAACCCCGGTGTCCTGTTCAGCGATCCCGCCTGA
- a CDS encoding glycerophosphodiester phosphodiesterase family protein has product MVGSDSQSRNRPLVIAHRGSHEFEPEHSLAAYLRAVDEKADGIECDVRLTTDGTLVCMHDRRIDRTSNGDGTVSAMRLHDLLKYDFSEPGLDLASVTPALDERRTVLTLRVLLAAMLDSSSTMSFSIETKHPTRFGRYVELELVEELRYFGLIRSAEKDARVRVMSFSASAIQRVAALEPSVPTVHLMRSIPPWRRAGALAGSARIAGISVDALLKRPEFVSAVHASHGQVHVWTVNDPEQVVQCLELGVDAIISDRPGMVREQMGQHP; this is encoded by the coding sequence ATGGTGGGCTCGGATTCGCAATCGCGGAATCGGCCCCTTGTCATCGCCCATCGTGGCTCGCATGAATTCGAACCTGAGCACAGCCTTGCCGCCTATTTGCGTGCCGTCGATGAGAAGGCCGATGGCATTGAATGCGATGTTCGCCTCACCACCGACGGCACATTGGTCTGTATGCACGACCGCCGAATCGATCGCACGAGCAATGGTGACGGAACAGTTTCTGCGATGCGCCTGCATGATCTATTGAAGTACGACTTCAGCGAGCCCGGACTGGATTTGGCATCGGTCACGCCGGCTCTTGATGAGCGCCGAACTGTGCTCACACTTCGCGTTCTGCTTGCCGCGATGCTGGATTCGTCTTCGACCATGAGCTTCTCGATTGAGACCAAGCATCCGACAAGGTTTGGCAGATACGTTGAACTAGAGTTGGTCGAAGAGCTCCGCTACTTCGGCCTGATTCGATCAGCGGAGAAAGACGCGCGAGTGCGGGTGATGTCCTTCAGCGCCTCGGCGATCCAGAGAGTGGCCGCACTGGAGCCGAGCGTTCCCACGGTCCATTTGATGCGCAGCATTCCTCCCTGGCGCCGGGCTGGTGCCTTGGCCGGGTCCGCTCGCATTGCTGGCATCTCGGTGGATGCCCTCCTGAAACGGCCTGAATTCGTGTCTGCGGTGCATGCATCGCATGGACAAGTGCACGTCTGGACAGTCAACGACCCCGAGCAAGTAGTGCAGTGTCTGGAACTCGGAGTCGACGCGATCATCAGCGATCGACCTGGGATGGTGCGTGAGCAGATGGGCCAGCATCCCTAA
- a CDS encoding DUF5926 family protein, translating into MAKKKAPVPTSATLDEDGAIPVVGMREPCPCGSGRRYKACHGRTVASVDSTRPFEGFASEADIVVLRELVPSATVALTLRDSDRKVTLATVLPMAHPGLVRADGEILLGLQVNTSTGNASRDLALALHTALDAEPSSTVGPSRDAASPLRLQQLVETDQALEIDVHSNFDYWVDAEEITDEVKASLEAASAHANPTQRLTSVESAYWTQMGEKEHLRWGMLVAEEPLLNALARLQAAGESSLGEGTTLVGMFRAQGIIIPVWDLPLGFGAAATEAPAAAFLARLNSALDSNAPLTDTERRARALLITKQVTLRD; encoded by the coding sequence ATGGCAAAGAAGAAGGCTCCGGTCCCTACCTCAGCGACACTCGATGAAGACGGAGCAATTCCGGTAGTCGGAATGCGTGAGCCCTGCCCGTGTGGTTCCGGCAGGCGCTACAAGGCCTGCCATGGTCGTACTGTTGCCTCGGTTGATTCGACTCGACCATTTGAAGGATTCGCCTCAGAGGCCGACATCGTGGTGCTGCGCGAACTCGTGCCCTCGGCCACCGTTGCGCTGACACTTCGCGATTCGGACCGCAAGGTCACTCTTGCAACGGTGCTGCCGATGGCACATCCGGGCCTGGTGCGAGCCGATGGCGAGATCCTGCTGGGCTTGCAGGTCAATACGAGCACCGGCAATGCCAGCCGTGACTTGGCCCTGGCCCTGCACACTGCGCTGGATGCCGAGCCCAGCTCGACGGTGGGTCCATCACGTGATGCCGCCAGCCCGCTTCGCTTGCAGCAACTCGTGGAGACAGACCAAGCGCTTGAAATCGACGTCCACTCGAATTTCGACTACTGGGTCGACGCCGAGGAAATCACTGATGAGGTCAAGGCGTCATTGGAGGCGGCAAGTGCGCATGCCAATCCCACGCAACGCCTGACCTCTGTCGAATCTGCATACTGGACGCAGATGGGCGAGAAGGAGCACTTGCGCTGGGGCATGCTCGTCGCAGAAGAGCCCCTGCTCAATGCCCTTGCTCGGCTCCAGGCCGCTGGTGAGAGCTCACTTGGCGAGGGAACAACGCTGGTGGGCATGTTTCGAGCTCAGGGGATCATCATTCCGGTCTGGGATCTGCCGCTGGGGTTTGGCGCTGCGGCAACTGAGGCGCCAGCGGCAGCATTCCTGGCGCGGCTGAACTCTGCCCTGGACTCCAATGCGCCGCTGACGGACACTGAGCGCCGGGCACGCGCCTTGTTGATCACCAAGCAGGTCACACTGCGGGATTAG
- a CDS encoding DUF4446 family protein, whose translation MIIDTSALSVLVIVSLLIGMSGVAVGVFAMVRLSHLHRSYALLEAAEGRENFVDVVARTIEEFHVLRDEVGDLDLSLAQTRRELAQALRHVSVVRYDAFGDLGGRFSFSAAMLDDSGDGLVLTSIHGRSETRTYLKGLSGGIADIELSPEENEALKLAKRSGS comes from the coding sequence GTGATCATCGACACGAGTGCGCTCAGCGTTCTCGTGATTGTTTCCCTGTTAATCGGCATGAGCGGGGTCGCTGTCGGCGTCTTTGCCATGGTGCGCCTCTCGCACCTGCATCGGTCATATGCGCTGTTGGAAGCTGCGGAAGGCCGTGAGAATTTTGTCGACGTTGTCGCGCGCACCATCGAGGAATTTCACGTGCTGCGGGACGAGGTCGGCGATCTGGATCTGAGTCTGGCGCAGACCCGCCGCGAGCTTGCACAGGCGCTGCGCCACGTGTCTGTCGTGCGGTACGACGCTTTTGGCGATCTTGGCGGTCGATTCTCATTCTCGGCCGCAATGCTCGATGACTCAGGTGACGGGCTGGTGTTGACCTCGATTCATGGCCGCTCCGAAACTCGTACCTACCTCAAGGGACTGAGTGGCGGCATTGCCGACATTGAGCTCTCACCTGAAGAGAATGAGGCACTGAAGTTGGCAAAGAGGAGTGGTTCATGA
- the pheA gene encoding prephenate dehydratase — protein sequence MTRIAFLGPRGTFAEAALRRLDAAADAELVPAASVHAALDLARSGAVDMALVPMENSVEGSVPLTLDELSSSSTGLVIIDEVVLPVTMTLVAPAGMGLADITRIATHPHAHAQVRGWLDANLPGIVVLPALSTAGAAAGLNDLPRMYDAAIAPAITAEIYGLDILASNIGDTEDAHTRFVLVQRPGVVPEPTGADKTTLALYIHQDQPGALLAILTEFAVRGVNMTRIESRPTRKALGDYYFSVDVEGHVSDARVAEAMMGLHRVCLDVRYLGSYPRHDGREPVLRVGVTDADFAEAQDWLRKLKGI from the coding sequence ATGACGCGCATCGCATTTCTGGGACCGCGAGGAACCTTCGCCGAGGCCGCTCTTCGCCGACTTGATGCAGCAGCCGATGCTGAACTTGTGCCGGCTGCATCAGTGCATGCAGCCTTGGATCTGGCTCGCTCCGGCGCAGTTGACATGGCATTGGTGCCGATGGAGAACTCCGTTGAAGGCTCGGTACCGCTCACCCTGGACGAATTGTCGTCCTCGAGCACTGGGCTGGTCATCATCGATGAAGTGGTGCTGCCGGTAACGATGACTTTGGTAGCGCCTGCAGGCATGGGTCTGGCAGACATCACGCGGATCGCCACCCACCCGCATGCGCACGCGCAGGTCCGCGGTTGGCTGGATGCCAATCTGCCAGGGATAGTGGTACTGCCCGCGCTCTCCACCGCAGGTGCGGCAGCGGGGCTCAACGATCTTCCACGTATGTACGACGCGGCCATCGCACCTGCGATCACAGCGGAGATCTACGGACTCGACATTCTCGCGAGCAATATTGGCGATACCGAGGATGCCCACACTCGATTCGTTCTTGTGCAGCGACCTGGCGTCGTCCCAGAGCCGACGGGAGCCGACAAGACCACGCTGGCCCTCTACATCCATCAGGATCAGCCTGGCGCACTGCTCGCAATCCTTACGGAGTTTGCAGTGCGCGGGGTCAACATGACCCGAATTGAATCGCGACCCACGCGGAAGGCTCTTGGTGACTACTACTTCAGCGTTGACGTCGAAGGACATGTCTCTGATGCCCGCGTTGCCGAAGCAATGATGGGCCTGCATCGCGTGTGTCTGGACGTCCGCTACCTCGGCTCATACCCACGGCATGACGGACGTGAGCCGGTCTTGCGCGTTGGGGTAACTGATGCAGACTTCGCCGAAGCGCAGGATTGGCTGCGCAAGTTGAAAGGGATCTGA
- the rfbB gene encoding dTDP-glucose 4,6-dehydratase, producing MRYFVTGAAGFIGSHFVRELLKGSYGPDVTGVTVYDKLTYAGNLENLASVADDPRYSFVQGDICDGDLLDSVLPGHDIVVNFAAETHVDRSIHGPQAFLVTNVVGAQTLFDACLRHEIARTVHIGTDEVYGSIDSGSWTEREPLLPNSPYSAAKAAAEMLVRAYHVTYGLNISSTRCSNNYGPFQFPEKVIPLFVTNLIDGGKVPLYGDGLNVRDWLHVDDHCRGIAITIDKGEPGQSYNIGGGLELSNRELTEQVLAALGADWSSVQQVEDRKGHDRRYSVDDSRIRALGYTPQHKFEDGLAETVAWYRANEAWWRPLKSKAAIK from the coding sequence ATGCGCTATTTCGTCACTGGTGCTGCCGGATTCATCGGCTCGCATTTTGTCCGCGAGCTGCTCAAGGGCAGTTATGGCCCCGATGTCACAGGGGTAACGGTCTACGACAAACTCACCTATGCCGGTAATCTGGAGAACCTTGCCTCCGTGGCGGACGATCCTCGGTACTCATTCGTGCAAGGTGACATCTGCGATGGCGACTTGTTGGATTCCGTTCTCCCCGGTCACGACATCGTGGTGAACTTCGCGGCCGAGACGCACGTTGATCGTTCCATTCACGGCCCACAGGCATTCCTTGTCACCAATGTTGTGGGCGCCCAGACCTTGTTTGATGCCTGCCTTCGTCACGAGATCGCTCGCACAGTGCACATCGGCACGGACGAGGTGTACGGATCAATTGACAGCGGCTCGTGGACTGAACGCGAGCCCTTGCTGCCCAACTCCCCTTATTCAGCTGCAAAAGCTGCCGCCGAAATGCTGGTCCGGGCCTACCACGTGACCTATGGCTTGAACATTTCTTCGACCCGCTGCTCGAACAATTACGGGCCATTTCAGTTTCCTGAGAAAGTCATTCCGCTCTTTGTCACGAATTTGATAGATGGCGGCAAGGTGCCCCTGTACGGCGATGGCTTGAATGTGCGCGATTGGCTGCACGTGGATGACCACTGCCGTGGCATTGCGATCACCATCGACAAAGGTGAGCCTGGTCAGAGTTACAACATAGGCGGTGGACTCGAACTGAGCAATCGCGAACTGACCGAACAAGTCCTTGCAGCCCTGGGTGCCGACTGGTCAAGTGTGCAGCAGGTTGAAGATCGCAAGGGGCACGATCGACGCTACTCAGTTGATGATTCGCGCATTCGTGCTCTTGGCTACACGCCGCAGCACAAGTTCGAAGATGGGCTTGCCGAGACAGTTGCGTGGTATCGCGCGAACGAAGCCTGGTGGCGCCCGCTGAAGTCAAAAGCAGCGATCAAGTAA
- the rfbD gene encoding dTDP-4-dehydrorhamnose reductase, whose translation MRVLVTGSKGQLGSELVRILGERGTIVMGVDRPGIDITQAGSIATAFGLFEPTVVINCAAWTAVDDAETNEEAALLANGVGPELLAQACATSGAWMLQVSTDYVFAGDASEPYAEWAPTYPLTAYGRTKLAGEHAVKAVLPDSHWIVRTAWLYGLNGNNFARTMLKLEKERDTVAVVTDQIGQPTYARDLAHQLIALIDTHPAAGTFHGTNAGADSWFAFAQAVFQGAGADPLRVLPTDSAAFVRPAPRPAYSVLGHDAWAEVGLEPMRDWREALQAAFEDGLSA comes from the coding sequence ATGCGCGTACTTGTCACTGGCTCAAAGGGCCAGCTGGGTTCGGAGCTCGTCCGCATCCTTGGTGAGCGCGGCACCATCGTGATGGGGGTCGATCGCCCGGGTATCGACATTACGCAGGCTGGCTCCATTGCGACTGCATTCGGATTGTTCGAACCAACAGTGGTCATCAATTGCGCTGCATGGACAGCGGTCGACGATGCCGAAACAAATGAAGAGGCTGCACTACTGGCGAACGGAGTGGGCCCTGAACTGCTGGCTCAAGCGTGCGCGACATCAGGCGCTTGGATGCTGCAGGTCTCCACCGACTATGTGTTTGCTGGTGACGCTTCAGAGCCCTACGCAGAGTGGGCGCCTACCTACCCGCTCACGGCCTATGGGCGAACCAAACTGGCGGGGGAGCACGCGGTCAAGGCTGTGCTGCCGGACTCACACTGGATCGTGCGCACAGCATGGCTGTATGGGCTCAATGGCAACAATTTTGCGCGGACCATGCTCAAACTTGAGAAAGAACGCGACACCGTTGCCGTCGTGACGGATCAGATTGGCCAGCCGACCTATGCGCGCGATCTCGCGCATCAGTTGATTGCGCTCATCGACACGCATCCTGCCGCCGGAACCTTTCACGGCACAAATGCTGGAGCTGACAGCTGGTTTGCATTTGCCCAGGCTGTGTTTCAGGGGGCGGGCGCAGATCCGCTTCGCGTACTTCCGACCGATTCAGCAGCCTTCGTGCGCCCCGCTCCGCGCCCTGCGTACTCGGTGCTCGGGCATGATGCTTGGGCTGAAGTGGGTTTGGAGCCGATGCGCGATTGGCGAGAGGCCTTGCAAGCTGCTTTTGAAGACGGGCTCAGCGCTTAG